The genome window TTCTGCCCAGACTGTCCCCTAGTTTGTAAGGGTGTGAAATCAGCCTCAGTCTATCatatttttgtcttgttttaatCACCAGAGGAAGAcagtttgggcctgatccaaagtacaTTCAAGTCAGAGGGAACtttcccactgatatcaatgggtgttggatcagaGCCTTTGTGAGCAACAATGATTTTAGGTCCAACTGCTCCCTCTGTTCATTCACTCCCATCACTTTTACACCAGGGGTGACTCCTGTTTTCCATTGACtcgtgtgagagcagaatcaggctctctgACTTCAAAACTAACGAGATGAAGGCAAAAGAGTGTAGCGCTTTTTGTGACATTGACCTAATGTAAATATGCACATGGTAACATTGCAGGACAAATGACTCTGCAGCCCTGAGGATGAAATGGAGTGTTTTCAACCTCTCCTTTTCCAACTTAAACATATTTTACTGAAGGCATCTCAGGTATCTAATATCattctaatctctctctctcatggccCATTTCTTTTAGGGCAGCTGGCCTATGGACATGGACGTTGCAGATGCACAGAGAAAGGTTCTGATTTCGTTCATCGAAAAGCCTTAGGAAAAATAGAAGTGTTTCCCAAGAGCTCTTCCTGTGACCATGTTGAGATCATGTGAGTAATAACTGCTCAGATATCGCCACTCAGAGGGGCTGCTTGTTGCAATGGCAGGAAATATGGGGATTTTTCCCCCTTTAACGTAACCCCAGGTTCTGATGTCCATCTCCGTATTCCAAGCAAAGCGAAGTGCAATGAGGCTAGAGACTAAGGCCCAGGTCATCAACTGGTATAATCAACACAGCTTCACAGACTTCAATGGAAATACGCCAACCAAGGACTAGCCTGGAGGGTGGGATTCTCCAGGGCTCTGTGCCTTGTTTAGTCAATGACCCCAGATCTGAACAGGAGCATTTTACACTCTCTTGGGACAGGGTAAATGACTACACAGCTTGTAGGGAATCAGGCCCTGAGGCTAGATGAGAACCTAGATCCCGCTTCCTAGGTGCACATAAATATGTCAGGTAGATCATTCTAATGCTTTAGCTGATTTGAGGTCTTTCGATTTTATATTCACTCCCAGCTCATGGCGACAATGTAGCATATCACTCAGCTCACCAAGGGCTAGACTCCTGCTATTCAGACCCTGATCCTAGATAACAAAGACAATGGTGACCTTTCCATTATATGGAAAtaaattctgttttctttgttcatTTCAGTGCTACAATGAAGCCCACTGGAGAGCAAAGATGCTTGAACCCTAATTCCAAATGGGTACAGAAGATGATGACAACCCTCATCAGGAAAAGGTAGGTTTCCCATCCGTCTGCAAGGAAAAACTCTCATGTGCTTAAGAGCTCACTTTATTCTTATACATCAGTGAGATCCAACTTTGGGCTCAATCGATGGTCACAGCAGTCTCACAGCCTCAGAATCCTGCATTGCAACCCCAGAAAAATGGCATATTTCTTGGGACACAGTATAAGGCATCTGGCGTATACAGAACCCCCCATTGCAGCAATACCCCCTGCTTCACGCAGAAGAGCAGGTCAAATGCACTGCATTGTTTCAAAGGGAACAACAAGTTCATTTAAACAGCCTGTGTGTCTCAGGCTCAGTACTAAACTCACTTGTGCTGAATTTTGGGGATCTTTACCCATGTGTGGGcttcaaaagctgggaagaatGGCCACCCTTGATGCCTATTGAGAAATCCCATAATCCTTTAGGACCAGACTGTGCCACATTTACCCTCGCTGAGTaacaccttactccacaagtcaTCCGATAGAAAGCAAAGGGACTATTCACAGAGTAAGGTGCCAATCAGCTTAACcctggcagaatctggtcctttaaATGTAACCTACTGTTCTACCAAGTACTCGATGGCCCTGGTTCTGATGTgacttaaactggtgtaaatcagaagtaagtCCAATGGAGTGGCACAGCGTAAAGCTAGCGTGAGAGGAAAATCAAGCCCTTCTGTATGTGAAATCCAGAAAGAAAAATTCTAAAGGATAAAGTTCCCACTGTGTTTTATTTTGACAGGTCTTCACAAAGCACTCACCGGTAAAGGGGAAGAGCTAAAGATCACTTCAACAGAGGTGAGATTTTAGGATTTCAGCGCTTCAGGCTCCCTCTCCAATGAGCAATGAACTTGAGTCTGCTTCCTCCACCTGGCTCTTCgacttttaaaatacaaatgctGCAGTGAGGCAAGTTGTTCCCAACATACAGTCGTTGCATCCATTAAGGTAACATCTGGGCAGTGACATCATCTCAACACTGTGATTGAACATCAGCATGTCACGGCAGGACGTGCAGTGAGGCAAATGTAACCTCAGTAATCCTACTGGCAAACCAGTGACAGTAAAGGCCCAGTTTGTCTGTGGGCTCTCCTGGTGGCTATAAGTGGTAATAGATTGCTTCTGCTTATCTAATTAGCAAAGGTTTCTTTGAGCCACATGGTTGGGTTATTATATAATTATAATCATAACTTGGAGATACAAATATTCTCAGGTAACACATACTAAGAATTCCAGTTTATTTTTTCTAGCAGATTTGAAATTAACTTAATTCTTAGATATACATGTTCCATGTTCATTTATATAATATAACACATGCTTGTTGTTCTAGGATATGTGTAACATTTGTGTGTaggctttataaataaaattgaagAAGGCTTATAATCTAAAGCCTATCACACTGTGTGTTTAACTGATGTATAAACATTTATTACATAGATTAAATGGATCTGATCTTGATGAAATGTAATATAACAAATGCATGTAATATAGTATTGACAAACATTCCTTGTGTTAGACTTCTCCTTTTAAAGATACAccaattaaagtgaataaaagaCACCGAAAGTTGTAACAGTTGCCTTGGAGTTTGTACTATGTAATCATTCATGAGCTGAAATTTCATTCATAGTGCTAGATATATTTACAGTTGAGTAACTCCATCTGAGAATTAATGCTAATATCCTACCATATTAATTTGATAAAAATTCACGTATAGAAAGCTCAATGCTTGCGTCCATTCATTCACACTCCAGTGAAGCAATATCCAACCAACAGAACTTTCTCCAGTCCTCCTCCTACAGCTCTAATACCAGAACGGCACCCCATCCCCACTGATCTCCTCACCTTTCCCTGTCACCCCAAAGAAAACACTGGAAGAATAGATAAGCATTGCAGCTTCACCTGAAGGTCAACACATTTGGCCTTTGGCAAAGTGGGGCAGGAAAGCTAGTGCCACACTGGAGGGCACCTCCCTGAAGAGGCTCTGGGCCTGATTCCTCTTTACATTGCAGCTCTTCCTCTctacagtgggggggagggatagctcagtggtttgagcattggcctgctaaattcagggttgtgagttcactccttgagggggccatttagggatctggggcaaaaattggggattggtcctgctttgagtagggcgttggactagatgacctcctgaggtcccttccaaccctgatattctatgattctttgccTTGGTgtggcagtgcaaaggggctgagATGTGCATCCCTATCCTGTGACACAAAGGAGCTGGTCCCAGAAGAGCAGCAcaggggcccagatcctccagagtatttaggtacctaatttctattgatttcagcaggaacTAGGTGCCCAACTCATTTGGGGAACTGGGCCTGCCGGTCCCATCTGGAATCCC of Natator depressus isolate rNatDep1 chromosome 4, rNatDep2.hap1, whole genome shotgun sequence contains these proteins:
- the LOC141985749 gene encoding C-X-C motif chemokine 10-like, which encodes MKGTWAVVLCSVLLLAAEIQGQLAYGHGRCRCTEKGSDFVHRKALGKIEVFPKSSSCDHVEIIATMKPTGEQRCLNPNSKWVQKMMTTLIRKRSSQSTHR